The genomic region AAGGGCATACATACATAATTTGAAAGAACAGGGCGTCGGCGGCAAGACCGCGCCGTCGAACGCGCTTCGCGAAACCGTCGAGCGGCAACCGCAAGCGAAGCTGGCTCGATCGGACCGCGCGGAGCCGGGAACGACGGCGTACGAGGCGGTTCTCCGGTTCGACGAGGACTGCGGCATGGAAAATATCCGCTGCTTCACGGTCGTCCATAACTTGAAGGATAACGCGGACATATTCGGCTACGAGCCCGAGGATATCATGACGAACCACGAAGGCAGCTCCGAACGGATTCGCCGGGACGGGTTCCGCATCGCATTCTCTTCTCCGCAGGGATACGACGAGCTGATCGAGTTTTTCGCAGGCTCCAGCTATATCAGCAAGGTCGATCTGACGACGGTCGCCGCCGCGTCGGAGACCGTCGAGGCGGTTCCGGAACAGGATGCAAGGCCGTCCGCGGATAGCAAGACGCCGGCGCCGACGTCCGCCATGCAAGCGGCGCAGGAGTCGATCCAGAGCACGCAGAGCCACTTCCTTAGCGTCAACGTCGAGAAGATGGACAAGCTGATGGATTTGGTCGGCGAGCTCGTGATCTCCGAGGCGATGGTGACGGAGCATCCGGAGCTGCGGGGGCTGCAGCTGGACCAGTTCTTGAAGGCGGCCAGACAGCTGAAGAAAATTACCGGAGAGCTGCAGGACGTCGTGATGTCGATTCGGATGGTGCCGCTGTCGGCGACGTTCCAGAAGATGAATCGCATCGTGCGCGACATGTCGAAGAAGCTGAACAAGGATGTAGCCTTACATATTGCAGGCCAGGAAACCGAGGTCGACAAGAGCATCATCGAGCATCTGTCCGACCCGCTCATGCACATGATCCGCAACTGCGTCGACCACGGCGTGGAGGCGGCGGAAGAACGAGCGGCGGCGGGGAAGCCGGCGCAAGGCGCGGTCTGGCTCGAAGCGAGGAACGCCGGCGGCGAAGTGTGGATTACGATTCGCGACGACGGCCGGGGGCTCGACAAAAACAAGATTTTGGCGAAGGCGAAGTCGAACGGCTTGCTTCATAAGGCCGAAGAGGAATACAGCGAACGGGAAATCTACTCCATGATTTTCCTGCCGGGCTTCTCGACCAAGGAGGCGGTCACCGAATATTCCGGCCGGGGGGTCGGGATGGACGTCGCGAACAAGAACATTCAAGCGCTCGGCGGCACGATTCACGTCGAGAGCGTTCTCGGCAAGGGAACCTCGGTCGTCGTGAAAATACCGCTGACGCTCGCCATCATCGACGGCATGACGATCAAGGTCGGCGACTCCCGGTTTACGGTGCCGACCGGCTCGATCCGGGAATCGTTCCGGGTGAACGACGAAGAAATTATTCGCGATCCGGACGGCAACGAGATGCTGCTTATTCGCGGCCGATGCCATAAGGTGCTTCGCTTGTACGAACGGTATGCGCTTCGCACCGAGGTGACGGCGCTCGATCGGGGCGTCATGCTCATGGTGGAGTACGAAGACGAAGCGGTCTGTATTTTCGCCGACGAGCTGCTCGGCAAGCAGCAGGTCGTCGTGAAGTCGCTGCCGCCGATCTTAAAGAAGATCAACGGCGTTTCGGGGTGCACCCTGCTCGGCGACGGGAGCATCAGCTTGATTTTGGACATATCCGGATTGCTGCAGCCGGCAGCCTAGAGAGGAGACGACGACATGTCGGACATCATATTGGATCAAGCGTTTATGGAAGAGGATACCCAGAAGGGGAAGTTCCTGACCTTCGTCTTGGGGACGGAAGAGTACGGCATCGAGATCAAATACGTAACGGAAATCATCAATCTGCAGCCGATCACGGTCGTGCCGGAAGTGCCTGTATATATGAAAGGGATCATTAACCTCCGAGGCACGATCATTCCCGTCATGGACGTGCGGCTTCGGTTCCAGAAGCCGGTTCGGGAGTACAACGACCGGACATGCATCATCGTCATTCACTTCGAGGACGTCACCATCGGGCTGATCGTCGACAGCGTCGCGGAAGTGCTGAACATCGCGGACGGCGACATCGTCGACCCGCCGAACATGAATCAGACGAGCCAACGGTACATCCGCGGCATCGGCAAGGTGAACGGCAGCGTGAAGCTGCTGCTCGACTGCTCGAAGCTGATCGGCGACGACGAGCTGCAGCAGATCAAGCCGAATTCATGAGAGATCTATGATAAGCAAGGAGGCGTTTCTTGCCATGAGGCAATGGTTATTGGACCTGAATCTTCGGATCAAGCTGATTTCCGCTTTCGTTGTCGTCGCATGTATCGCTGCCGTTGTCGGAGTATTCGGGATCTTGAACATGAACGCGATCAGCGACAAGGGTCAAGAGATGTACGAGGTGGACACTCGGCCGCTCGCGGTATTGGGTCAATGGTCCGGGTTATATCAGAATACGAGGGTTTCGGCGAGGGACGTGCTCCTCTCCGACGAGCCGGAATATAAGCAGGAGCGGGCGGACCGGACCGCCGAGCTCTTCAAGGCAATGGAACCGTTGCTGGCGGACTTCGCTTCGTCCGTTCACGACGACGAGGTTCGCGAGGTATACGACACGCTCGAAAGAGCCTTCGGTCCCTATTACGAGGGTACAATGGAAGTCGTGCGCATGGGCCTGACCGGTCAGGAAGAACAAGGCATGAGGCAGTTGTACGACATGGTCGAGCTGACTTCGATCGTAACGGATGCGTCGGAAGACCTCATGGCGCTCGTGTCGGAGCAGGCGGACGAGAAGGCGGACTCGAATACGGCTTTAAGCGATCGGTCGACGAGGGTCATGCTCGTCTTCATCGCCGCGGCCATGGCCTTAGCCATCGCGCTGGGCATGTTGATCGCCCGCATGATCGCCCGTCCGGTACAGACGCTCGTCGAGGCGTCGCGGAAGGTAGCCGACGGAGACCTGAACGTGAACATCGACATTCGGACGAAGGACGAGATCGGCACGCTGGCGCAGGCGTTCGGTGCGATGACGGACAGCATGAACGAGGTGCTGCATAACATCGCGAACGCGTCGGAGCAGGTCGCTTCGGGCTCCCGTCAAGTGTCGGAGGCGAGTCAAGAGCTGTCGCAGGGCTCGACGGAGCAGGCGTCCTCGATTCAGCAGCTGACGACGTCGATGGAACAAATCGCCTCGCAGACGAAGCAGAACGCCGCGAATGCCGAGGAAGCGAACCGCTTGGCGCTGTCGGCGAGCGCGGACGCGGAGCAGGGCAACGGCCGGATGAAAGAGATGCTGGCGGCGATGGAGCAAATCAACGAATCGTCGGGCAACATCTCCAAGATTATCAAGGTGATCGACGAAATCGCGTTCCAGACGAACATCCTCGCGCTGAACGCGGCGGTCGAGGCGGCTCGGGCAGGGCAGCACGGCAAGGGCTTCGCGGTCGTCGCCGAGGAAGTGCGCAACCTCGCGGCGCGCAGCGCGAACGCAGCGAAGGAGACGACGGCGCTGATCGAAGGCTCGATCAAGAAGGTCGAGGCCGGCACGAAGATCGCGAACGACACGGCGGCCGCGCTCGAGAAGATCGTGGGCGGCGTCGGCAAGGCGGCGCAGCTCGTCGGTTCGATCGCAAGCGCCTCGAACGAGCAAGCCGCGGGCATCATGCAGGCGAACCAGGGCATCGCGCAGGTGTCGGACGTCGTTCAGGCGAACTCGGCGACCAGCGAGGAGTGCGCCGCGGCGAGCGAGGAGCTGTCCGGCCAGTCCGAGCAGCTGAAGGAGATGGTCGGCAAGTTCCGGTTGAAGCGGAACGCGCTTTCGTCGGGCTTCGCCGGCTACGAATCTTACGCGGGACTCGATTCGAACCGCGCGAGGTTCGCGTCGGCGTACGCTCGGTCGGAGGTGGCCGCGGCATCCGGCAAGAAGAGGGTCCGATTGGACGACGACTTCGGGAAATACGAGTAATCCATTGAAATTAAAAACCTATGAGGGGCGTTCATATCCATGGATTGGTTTCGGAACCTACGCATCAGCAGAAAGTTACTATCGTCGTTCGGTCTCATCGCGGTCTTGGCGGGCGCGATCGGCGCGATCGGCTCCCTCAGCTTGGCGAACGTGACCGGTAAGCTGTCGGACGCCTACGAGTATAATACGAAGCCGATCGCAGGAATCGGGAACTGGCTGGAGCAATACGCCAGCATGAAGGTCGTGCTGCGCGACGCGCTCATTCAAGACGACCCGGAATATCTCGCGAGTCGGAAGGCGCGGTTCGACGAGCTGAAGCAGCAGATGGACGGTTCGTTGGCCCAATACGCCACAGGCATCGCCTCCGAAGAAGAACGCGCACAGTACAACAAGCTTGTCGAAACGTTCAATACCTACTTTAAACATTTGGAAAATACGATTCAGGCCGCCGTGGACGGCGATAAGGCGCGAGCGATTCAGCTGTACAAGGAAGGCAATGACTTGAATACCGTCGTGAACGAGGTCGGCCGGGGCATTATGCAGCTGAATATGAAGATGGCCGAGCAAGATTTGGCGTCGAACAAGGCGTCCTCCCAGCAGTTGATCGCCGTTATGATCGTGCTCAGCATTGTGGGCGCCATCGCGGCCATGGTGCTCGGCGTCGTCATCTCGCGTATGATCAGCCGTCCGATCCAGACGCTCGTCGACGCGTCGCGGAAGGTGGCCGACGGGGATATGAACGTCGATATCGGCATCCGGACGAAGGACGAAATCGGCACGCTGGCGCAGGCGTTCGCCGCGATGACGGACAGCATGAACGAGGTGCTGCATAATATCTCGAACGCGTCGGAGCAAGTCGCTTCGGGCTCCCGTCAAGTGTCGGAAGCGAGCCAAGAGCTGTCGCAGGGCTCGACGGAGCAGGCGTCCTCGATTCAGCAGCTGACGGCGTCGATGGAGCAGATCGCGTCGCAGACGAAGCAGAACGCGGCGAACGCGGAACAGGCGAATATGCTGGCGGTGTCGGCGAGCGCGGACGCGGAGCAGGGCAACAGCCAGATGAAAGAGATGCTGGCGGCGATGGAGCAAATCAACGAATCGTCGGGCAACATCTCGAAGATCATCAAGGTCATCGACGAAATCGCGTTCCAGACGAACATCCTCGCGCTGAACGCGGCGGTCGAGGCGGCGCGGGCGGGGCAGCACGGCAAAGGCTTCGCGGTCGTCGCCGAGGAAGTGCGCAACCTCGCGGCGCGCAGCGCGAACGCGGCGAAGGAGACGACGGTGCTGATCGAAGGCTCGATCAAGAAGGTCGAGGCCGGCACGAGAATCGCGAACGACACGGCGGCCGCGCTCGAGAAGATCGTGGGCGGCGTCGGCAAGGCGGCCGACCTCGTCGGTTCGATCGCGAGCGCCTCGAACGAGCAGGCCGCGGGCATCATGCAGGCGAACCAGGGCATCGCGCAGGTGTCGGAGGTTATTCAGGCGAACTCGGCGACGAGCGAGGAGTGCGCCGCGGCGAGCGAGGAGCTGTCCGGGCAGTCCGAACAGCTGAAGGAGATGGTGGGCAAGTTCCGATTGAAGCGGAATGCGTCCTCGACGGTCTTCGGCGGCTACGAAGCATACGCGGGACTCGATTCGAATCGGGCCCGGCTCGCGCCGGCGTTCGCCCGGGCGGAGGTTGCCGCGGCATCCGCGCCCGCGTCCGGCAAACCGAGAATCCGATTGGACGACGACGATTTCGGCAAATACGAGTGAGTCGGGCTGTCGTTCGGGGACGGTGCAACGGGCGTTACGTCCGCTTTCGAGCTTAAGGACGCTATATAAATCGTTAGGAGGGCACCCTCTTGAAACATTGGTTGTTGAATCTTAGGCTTCGTCTCAAGCTCGTCTTCGGGTACGCGATCGTTGCGTGCATCGCCGCCATGATCGGCATCTTCGCGATCGTGAATTTCCAATCGATCGATGACCGCGACACGGAATTATATGTGGAAAATACGGTGCCGATCGCGGCTCTCGGCAGCTGGATGGAGCTGTTCAACAGCATGCGCGTAGCCGCCAGAGACGTGCTGCTCTCCGAAGATCCGGACTACCGGCAACAGCGGGCGAATCGCATCCTGGAGCTTCACGGCGAGATGGAGTCGTTAATGGAGCGGTTGAAGTCTACGAGCTCAACCGAGGAAGGGCGCGCACGGTATGAAACCCTCGATACGGCGTTCGCCGCCTTTCACTCCGGAAACCAAGAAGTCGTTCGCCTGGCGTTGGCCGGGGAAAAGATGAAAGCGATGGAGCTCCAATACGGGAAGCTGTCGGAGCAGGCATCGACGACTTCGGATGCGGCGTTAGGGTTAATGAGCGAATTGGAGCGTCAAGCCAAACTCAAGGTAGACGAAAATACGGTCGTGGCGAACCGAACGTCCATCGTCATGATCGCTCTTATCGCGATTGCCATGCTGCTTGCCGTGGTTCTGGGTTCCTGGATTTCGGGTTTCATCGTGCGTCCGATCCAGACGCTCGTCGAGGCGTCGCGGAAGGTGGCCGACGGGGACATGAACGTGAACATCGATATCCGGACGAAGGACGAGGTCGGTACGCTGGCGCAAGCGTTCGCCGACATGACGGGCAGCATGAACGAGGTGCTGCTCGGCATCGCGAACGCGTCGGAGCAGGTCGCTTCGGGCTCCCGTCAAGTGTCGGAAGCGAGCCAGACGCTGTCGCAAGGGTCGACGGAGCAGGCGTCTTCGATTCAGCAGCTGACGGCGTCGATGGAGCAAATCGCGTCGCAGACGAAGCAGAATGCCGCGCATGCCGAGCAGGCGAACGCATTGGCGATATCGGCGAGCCGGGATGCGGAGCAGGGCAACGGCCGGATGAAAGAGATGCTGTCGGCGATGGAGCAAATCAACGATTCGTCGGGCAGCATCTCCAAGATTATCAAGGTGATCGACGAAATCGCGTTCCAGACGAACATCCTCGCGCTGAACGCGGCGGTCGAGGCGGCGCGGGCGGGCCAGCACGGCAAGGGCTTCGCGGTCGTCGCCGAGGAAGTGCGCAACCTCGCGGCGCGCAGCGCGAACGCGGCGAAGGAGACGACGGCGCTGATCGAAGGCTCGATCAAGAAGGTCGAGGCCGGCACGAGAATCGCGAACGACACGGCGGCCGCGCTCGAGAAGATCGTGGGCGGCGTCGGCAAGGCGGCGAATATCGTCGGCTCGATCGCCGCCGCTTCGAACGAGCAGGCGGTCGGCATCGCACAAGCGAACCAAGGCATCGCGCAGGTGTCGGAGGTCATCCAAGCGAACTCGGCGACGAGCGAGGAGTGCGCCGCGGCGAGCGAGGAGCTGTCCGGCCAGTCCGAGCAGCTGAAGGAGATGGTCGGCAAGTTCCGCTTGAAGCGCGTCGCGACGTCGGGCTTCGGCGGCTTCGAGTCTTACGCGGGAACGATCGCGACGAACCGCGCGCGGTTCGTGCCTCGGTTCGCTCGCGCGGAGGTCGCCGCGGCATCCGCGTCCGGCAAGCCGACCATTCGGTTGGACGACGACGACTTCGGCAAATACGAGTAGGGGTCGATTATGACGACGCTAACGGAGCAGGAATACCGGCATCTTGCCGGGTACATCAAGAAATATCTCGGCATTCATCTCGGAACCGAGAAGAAGACGCTCGTTCAGAGTCGTCTGCTTCCCGCCTTGGAGCAGCGGCGGATGAGCAGCTTCGGCCAATACGTCGAATACTTGGAGCGCGACGGCACCGGCGTCGCCCTCCGGGAGCTGGCGGCGAGGCTGACGACGAATCACACGTACTTCAACCGGGAAGCGGAGCACTTCGTCTTCCTGAGAGATCAGGTGCTCCCGTACCTGGAGC from Paenibacillus antri harbors:
- a CDS encoding chemotaxis protein CheA; its protein translation is MMEHGKREPMFEMFLYESNQLIEQLEQTILDVERCGAMTLEQINQIFRVMHTIKGSSAMMMYNHISELTHYAEDLFHYLREHPSAIDDPTSLTDLVLSVSDAMKSELRKIDRGEETKDHFSELVADVRAYIHNLKEQGVGGKTAPSNALRETVERQPQAKLARSDRAEPGTTAYEAVLRFDEDCGMENIRCFTVVHNLKDNADIFGYEPEDIMTNHEGSSERIRRDGFRIAFSSPQGYDELIEFFAGSSYISKVDLTTVAAASETVEAVPEQDARPSADSKTPAPTSAMQAAQESIQSTQSHFLSVNVEKMDKLMDLVGELVISEAMVTEHPELRGLQLDQFLKAARQLKKITGELQDVVMSIRMVPLSATFQKMNRIVRDMSKKLNKDVALHIAGQETEVDKSIIEHLSDPLMHMIRNCVDHGVEAAEERAAAGKPAQGAVWLEARNAGGEVWITIRDDGRGLDKNKILAKAKSNGLLHKAEEEYSEREIYSMIFLPGFSTKEAVTEYSGRGVGMDVANKNIQALGGTIHVESVLGKGTSVVVKIPLTLAIIDGMTIKVGDSRFTVPTGSIRESFRVNDEEIIRDPDGNEMLLIRGRCHKVLRLYERYALRTEVTALDRGVMLMVEYEDEAVCIFADELLGKQQVVVKSLPPILKKINGVSGCTLLGDGSISLILDISGLLQPAA
- a CDS encoding chemotaxis protein CheW, with the protein product MSDIILDQAFMEEDTQKGKFLTFVLGTEEYGIEIKYVTEIINLQPITVVPEVPVYMKGIINLRGTIIPVMDVRLRFQKPVREYNDRTCIIVIHFEDVTIGLIVDSVAEVLNIADGDIVDPPNMNQTSQRYIRGIGKVNGSVKLLLDCSKLIGDDELQQIKPNS
- a CDS encoding methyl-accepting chemotaxis protein, yielding MRQWLLDLNLRIKLISAFVVVACIAAVVGVFGILNMNAISDKGQEMYEVDTRPLAVLGQWSGLYQNTRVSARDVLLSDEPEYKQERADRTAELFKAMEPLLADFASSVHDDEVREVYDTLERAFGPYYEGTMEVVRMGLTGQEEQGMRQLYDMVELTSIVTDASEDLMALVSEQADEKADSNTALSDRSTRVMLVFIAAAMALAIALGMLIARMIARPVQTLVEASRKVADGDLNVNIDIRTKDEIGTLAQAFGAMTDSMNEVLHNIANASEQVASGSRQVSEASQELSQGSTEQASSIQQLTTSMEQIASQTKQNAANAEEANRLALSASADAEQGNGRMKEMLAAMEQINESSGNISKIIKVIDEIAFQTNILALNAAVEAARAGQHGKGFAVVAEEVRNLAARSANAAKETTALIEGSIKKVEAGTKIANDTAAALEKIVGGVGKAAQLVGSIASASNEQAAGIMQANQGIAQVSDVVQANSATSEECAAASEELSGQSEQLKEMVGKFRLKRNALSSGFAGYESYAGLDSNRARFASAYARSEVAAASGKKRVRLDDDFGKYE
- a CDS encoding methyl-accepting chemotaxis protein is translated as MDWFRNLRISRKLLSSFGLIAVLAGAIGAIGSLSLANVTGKLSDAYEYNTKPIAGIGNWLEQYASMKVVLRDALIQDDPEYLASRKARFDELKQQMDGSLAQYATGIASEEERAQYNKLVETFNTYFKHLENTIQAAVDGDKARAIQLYKEGNDLNTVVNEVGRGIMQLNMKMAEQDLASNKASSQQLIAVMIVLSIVGAIAAMVLGVVISRMISRPIQTLVDASRKVADGDMNVDIGIRTKDEIGTLAQAFAAMTDSMNEVLHNISNASEQVASGSRQVSEASQELSQGSTEQASSIQQLTASMEQIASQTKQNAANAEQANMLAVSASADAEQGNSQMKEMLAAMEQINESSGNISKIIKVIDEIAFQTNILALNAAVEAARAGQHGKGFAVVAEEVRNLAARSANAAKETTVLIEGSIKKVEAGTRIANDTAAALEKIVGGVGKAADLVGSIASASNEQAAGIMQANQGIAQVSEVIQANSATSEECAAASEELSGQSEQLKEMVGKFRLKRNASSTVFGGYEAYAGLDSNRARLAPAFARAEVAAASAPASGKPRIRLDDDDFGKYE
- a CDS encoding methyl-accepting chemotaxis protein: MKHWLLNLRLRLKLVFGYAIVACIAAMIGIFAIVNFQSIDDRDTELYVENTVPIAALGSWMELFNSMRVAARDVLLSEDPDYRQQRANRILELHGEMESLMERLKSTSSTEEGRARYETLDTAFAAFHSGNQEVVRLALAGEKMKAMELQYGKLSEQASTTSDAALGLMSELERQAKLKVDENTVVANRTSIVMIALIAIAMLLAVVLGSWISGFIVRPIQTLVEASRKVADGDMNVNIDIRTKDEVGTLAQAFADMTGSMNEVLLGIANASEQVASGSRQVSEASQTLSQGSTEQASSIQQLTASMEQIASQTKQNAAHAEQANALAISASRDAEQGNGRMKEMLSAMEQINDSSGSISKIIKVIDEIAFQTNILALNAAVEAARAGQHGKGFAVVAEEVRNLAARSANAAKETTALIEGSIKKVEAGTRIANDTAAALEKIVGGVGKAANIVGSIAAASNEQAVGIAQANQGIAQVSEVIQANSATSEECAAASEELSGQSEQLKEMVGKFRLKRVATSGFGGFESYAGTIATNRARFVPRFARAEVAAASASGKPTIRLDDDDFGKYE